CCCCAGGGTGATGGCAGCACTGCCCCAGTGTGCGCAGCCTCCCTCGCTCgctccctttctccctctgctGGGCAGGTACCCAGCACGGGGGCCGGATGCCGGAGCCCTCCGAGCCCGCCCTGCGCCGCCTGTCCCACTCCCTCCTGGCCCACTACCAGAAGGGCACCCGGCCCGTGCGGGACTGGCGAACGACCACAAACGTGGCCATCGACCTCATGGTCTATGCCATCCTCAGCGTGGTGAGTCCTCTGCTCCCATTCTGCATGTGGCCGCAGGGAGGGGAATGGTACCTGGCATGCAGCATCCTCCCAGCATGCTCTGCCCATCTTCTGGAGTGTCAGTGCCCCCGTTCTGACACCGTTCTCATCTTCACAGGATGAGAAGAACCAGGTGCTGACCACCTACATCTGGTACAGGCAGGTGAGTAGCCACGAAACCTCGCCCCTTCCTTGCTGGCCCTTCTTGGGGTCAAGCACCCCCAAACCCCGATGTTTTCCTGTGAGAGGAGTGTGCAGTCCTGCAGGAGAGCAGTGGGGGGAAACACATCCTGGGGACTGGTGAGACCTCTGTAGCACAAGACCCTCAAGGCTCAGCTTTCATGCTCCGTTTTGCACTGTTGAATGTTGTGCAAAAGTTGAAGGATAAGTCTTCCCTCCCTCCTATGGGTGGGAAGCTTGCTTGGTGCTAGCCTGGGTCTGTGTGCTGGCAGAGTGGAAGGACCTCACCCACAAAGGCCCCTCTCCATTGTCCCCAGCACTGGACAGATGAGTTCCTCAAGTGGGACCCAGCTCGCTTCGACAACCTGACGCAGATCTCCCTCCCTGTAGAGAGCATCTGGGTGCCCGACATCCTCATCAACGAGTTGTGAGTGCAGCCAAAGTCTCGAGGGAGATGGGCTGGGACTGGAACTCCTCACCCACCATGGGCACGTACTGTCCCATGCTTTGTattcctggcacagagctggcagcctcCCCACACCGGGGAGCTGCAGATGGGGATTGGCTCTGCAGTTGGGCCATTTCCAGTGCTGGCTAACCACAACCGTTGGTAATTACCCTCACTGTGCTGGGGGTGAGATGCAGATATCAGGAGAAAGGCTTTGTGAAGACAGTACAatgccagggcagctgcagagctgctggccctTTCCATGGAGCTATCTGGTGTTCTTCCCACTCCGTGGGGATTTAAggtgctcccagtgcctcctGGGGGCTCTGGGACTTCTCGGGCTGGGAGAAAGCAGCAGTCCGGGCCGTGCAGAGGTGATGTGAGGCAGAAATGCCTGCAAGGATATTACCaaaaaagcagaacaggagGCAAATCCCTGTCTCTTGGGCAGTTCTCCCCTGAAATGCTATATGGGAGAAGGAACCCCTGCCCAGAGTGCTCTCCAGCTCACAGCTCTGTCCCTCATGTCCCTCAGTGTGGATGTTGGAAAGTCCCCACACGTCCCCTACGTTTACGTCAGCCATCACGGGGAGGTGCAGAACCTCAAACCCATCCAGGTGATGACTGCCTGCAGCCTGGACATCTACAACTTCCCCTTCGACGTCCAGAACTGCTCTCTCACCTTCACCAGCTGGCTGCACCACAGTGAGTGCCGGGTTGCCCACGGCTAGGGGGCTCGGGGGAGCGGGCAGGACCTCTGCTGGGCCGGGGCTCCGTGCAGAAGGCAGCTCGTCCCTCTAGATGGCCCCAGCGGATCGGGGAAGcgtgcagggagggcaggcacGCAGCCCGGCGTGGAGGTGCCGGCAGCTGCCGGCGCTTTGGGCGGGGTACCCCTAGTTCTCACCTCTCCTCCGCCCCCCCAGTTCGTGATATCAACCTCTCGCTGTGGCGTCAGCCGGAGCTCGTCAAGTTCGACCGAAGTGTCTTCATGAACCAGGGCGAGTGGGAGCTGCTCTATGTCCTCACCCACTTCCAGGAGTTCAGTGTCAAGAGCAGTGACAGCTACGCTGAGATGAAGTTCTATGTAAGAGCCTTTGGCCACCGTGTTTCTCGGGGATGTGGCACAAGGGAAGGGACTTgccccctccctgtccctgctctgtgctgcagctcctgcctgcaggtggGAGGCTCCTGCTAGTGAGCCCTTCCTCTGGCTCACCTTAGTGCCCCCCGCCATCCTCACCTACCTTGGCAAAAAGCCACACCAGCTGAAGGCCTCACTTCAACCCTTCACatccttttctgtctctgtcctGCAGGTAGTCATCCGGAGACGCCCCCTCTTCTACACCGtcagcctgctgctccccagcatcTTCCTGATGGTTATGGACATTGTGGGCTTCTACCTACCTCCCCACAGTGGTGAGAGGGTCTCTTTCAAGATCactctcctgctgggctacTCGGTTTTCCTCATTATTGTATCCGACACATTGCCAGCTACTGCCGTCGGCACCCCGTTGATAGGTACGGTGGTTCTCCCACCCAACTGCCACGGCAGTCATGGGCAGAGACCACAGGGCCctgagagctgagcagggaagaTTTCCTCCGTGCATGAGCCTTTGCAGGTCACTCACCTCACTGATGCCTCTG
This portion of the Vidua macroura isolate BioBank_ID:100142 chromosome 22, ASM2450914v1, whole genome shotgun sequence genome encodes:
- the LOC128817948 gene encoding 5-hydroxytryptamine receptor 3A-like, whose amino-acid sequence is MVPMALGALLALLPLASALQSPGTQHGGRMPEPSEPALRRLSHSLLAHYQKGTRPVRDWRTTTNVAIDLMVYAILSVDEKNQVLTTYIWYRQHWTDEFLKWDPARFDNLTQISLPVESIWVPDILINEFVDVGKSPHVPYVYVSHHGEVQNLKPIQVMTACSLDIYNFPFDVQNCSLTFTSWLHHIRDINLSLWRQPELVKFDRSVFMNQGEWELLYVLTHFQEFSVKSSDSYAEMKFYVVIRRRPLFYTVSLLLPSIFLMVMDIVGFYLPPHSGERVSFKITLLLGYSVFLIIVSDTLPATAVGTPLIGIYFVVCMALLVISLTETILIVRLVHKQDLQPHVPEWVKHLLLERATILLCIRDRKKFSQSRMQNLDTSRQVENNDSTAKPTPYVCEGPRECGAVGSTRSALAFAGQTEGSAALQEILRETTAIRQLLEKREEFRDVAREWLQVGYVLDVLLFRVYLAAVLAYSITLGTLWSVWRDA